In Chryseobacterium salivictor, the DNA window AGTATGCAGAAGCCGCTGAAAAACAACTCGCTGGAACTCTACCAGAAATATACCGTTCAAACGAATGACGCTAAAGTGATTAAGCTTGAAGTTTTAAAATTAGACGATGAAAATATCTACGGAAAATTAAAATCCGGCGAAGATGTTATTATAAAAAAGAGCGATGTTCGCGAAGCTAAAAAATTGGATTTATTTTCTTCGATAGCGCTTGCGGTAGCTGCGATTGTGGCCGTTATTATTGTACCGATCTAACCGGTAAATTAACAGATAAAAAAGGAGTGAATTTAATTGGTTCACTCCTTTTTTTTTCATTAAGCTTTCAGCGCATTGATCTCATCTCTCAATTTGGCCGCTTTGATAAAGTCCAAATTCTTGGCGGCGGCTTCCATGGCTTTTTGTTTTTCCGCCACTAATTTTCCGATGTCATCGCTGCCGTATTTCGCTTTCTGTTCAGCAACCTCCTGCAAAATTTGTTTTTGGGTATATTTTTCATCGGGAAAATCTTTACTTCTTCCCACCAAAATCTCGGATATTTTTTTATTCAAAGCAGTCGGAACCTGGCCGTGCTTTTCATTGTATTCAATTTGTTTGCGCCTTCTATAAAGCGTTTCGTCGATGGTTGCCTGCATTGATTTCGTCATCTTATCGGCGTACAGAATCGCCTTTCCGTTTAGATTTCTGGCGGCTCTTCCGACGGTTTGCGTCATTGATCTTCTGGAACGAAGCATGCCTTCTTTATCGGCATCTAAAATAGCGACCAGAGAAACTTCCGGTAAATCTAAACCTTCTCTCAATAAATTGACGCCGACCAAAACATCAAACAAACCAACACGCAAATCCTGCATAATCTGAATACGGTCCAAGGTTTCAACATCTGAGTGAATATACCGCGTTCTGATGCCGAACTTGGTGAAATACTTGGTTAATTCTTCTGCCATTTTTTTGGTCAACGTTGTAACCAAAGTCCGCTCGTCAACTTCCGCCCGTTTTTGAATTTCTTCCATCAAATCATCAATTTGATTTAAAGAAGGTCGGATTTCAATCACAGGATCCAGCAAGCCTGTCGGACGAATAAGCTGCTCTATATATTCTCCGCCACTTTTTTCAAGTTCATAATCGGCAGGCGTTGCAGAAACGTAAATCACCTGATTCTGAATTGCTTCAAATTCTTCAAATTTCAACGGACGGTTATCCATCGCCGCCGGAAGACGGAAGCCGTGCTCCACCAAAACTTCTTTTCGACTCCGGTCGCCGCCATACATCGCATGAACCTGCGGAATCGTAACGTGGCTTTCATCGATTACCATTAAATAATCTTTAGGAAAATAATCCAACAGGCAGAATGGTCTGGACCCCGGTAATCTGCCGTCAAAATAGCGGGAATAATTCTCGATTCCGCTGCAGTAACCTAATTCCTTCATCATTTCTAAATCGAGTTCTGTGCGCTCCTGCAGGCGTTTTGCTTCGTACGGTTTTTCGATATCATTAAAGAAATCCACCTGTTTTACCATGTCATCCTGGATTTCCCGAATGGCACTTACTTGCGTTTCTTTCGAGGTTACAAAAAGGTTTGCAGGATAGATTTGGATCTCATCGAAATTGTCCATTACATTTCCGGACAGGGGATCAAAACTTTGAATAGTCTCGATCTCGTCACCGAAAAACTGAATCCGTATTGCATTATCCGCATACGCCGGAAATACATCGACAACGTCACCTTTCACCCGGAATGTTCCGCGTGTAAATTCATTTAGGGTTCTGGCGTATAATGCATTAACTAAAGAATGCAGAAGATTGGTTCTTGTAATTTTCTGATTTTTCTCAATTGAAATAAGCGATTTATGAAATTCAGCCGGGTTTCCAATACCGTAAATACAGGAGACGGAAGCGACAATGATAACGTCTCTTCTACCGGAAAGCAAACTCGCTGTCGCAGAAAGCCGTAGTTTTTCTACTTCTTCATTGATGGATAAATCTTTTTCAATATAGGTATTGGTGGAAGCAATAAATGCTTCCGGCTGGTAATAATCGTAATAGGAAACAAAATATTCCACGGCATTATCCGGGAAAAACTCTTTGAATTCTACAAATAATTGAGCAGCCAACGTTTTGTTATGCGCAAGCACCAATGTGGGTTTCTGCGTATTGTTTACTACATTGGCAATGGTGAAGGTTTTCCCGGAACCGGTAACTCCCAGAAGGGTTTGGTATTTCTCACCGATTTCCAGACCTTCAGTCAGTTTTTTGATGGCAGTTGGCTGATCGCCTGTAGGTTTATATTCCGATTGAAGTTTAAATTCCATGGTGCAAAAATACGGAAAAGAAAGGAAGCAATACTTATTTTACATTTTTAGAATTTCGGCATGTGAGCTAATTCTGATGAGATGAATTTGCTTATTTCCTCATCAAACTGCAGCCAAATCAAAGCAAATCTGGAAGAATATGACATTCCCAGTGATTTTTATAATTGCCTTTCAATGGATGTGGTTTCATTCTTTCTGGCATCCCGTTCGTCCCGTCATTCATTAAATATTGGAAAATTTTTGGGGTTTCATCCAATTTTTTGGATCTCTTTTTATTTTTTTTAAACCTTTTTGAACTGCGTCTTAAAATTTTATTTTGAACTTACTCATTCAGTAAATCTTTCATTAAATCATCAACATCAGAATATGCTTTTCCAGAACTATTTTTTATCATTTCTCCCGTTTCTTCTATCGCCGCGACGGTTTATTCATTCGGTTCGAAATATTCTGAACTTTCGAACAAAAGAGTTTCGATATAATTATTTACACTGCGGTTTTCTTCTTTTGCTTTATTTTGCAAATGGGCGTATAAATTCTTACTTAATCTTATCGATGTTAATTTCTTTTCTTTTATCATAATTGTATTTTTATGTATTTGAATTGTAATACATAAAAACACTAACCAAATTTTTCACATAAAAAAAGGAGCAAATTAACTTCGCTCCTTTTTCAATTATTTATTTTGCAAACTGCATTGTTAAAGGAAGTTTAAATCTGTATTTTACCGCCTTCCCGTCTTCTGTCGCTGGAGTCCAGATATGTTCCGCACTAATTAATTTTACCACTCTTTCTGCTTCGCGATTGAATAACTCGTTTGGTCCTTCTGCAACAATGTCAGTCATTTTTCCATTTTCATCGATATTCGTATAAATTGTTGTTTTCTGTATGCCGATTTCTCCTTTGAATATAGAAGTATCAAAATTACTCTGAATTAAGGTTCTAAAAGCATTAATGCCATTCGGAAATTGTGGTAGAATTCCTTTAAATTTACTTGGTGCCGAAACTGGAGCGGCTGCATCTTGAGATTGTTTTTTCTTAATGGTATCGTTTTTAAATGCAGACTCATCGCTTGTTCGTTTTGAAAATCTAATAATTTCTTTCTCAGATTTCGTAACCTTCTTTTTCTCAAATGATATAACATCTTGTTTTTCATTTTCAGGAGAAGTCAGGTCGGGTTTAGCAGATGTTTCAGTCTGTGCATCAATTTTTTCGGTAAAAAACACAAATAAAATTGCAAGTATTGGCAGCAAAGCAAATTTCTTTATGCCTGTAAATTTGGAATTTTTAGAAGTCATCATAATAAATCGTTTTTTGGTGTTATTAAAATTAAATTGCTGTGTTAGATTATAATTTTGTGAAACTGTGATTTCTTTTAAAATTAAATGCTGATAATTTTGAAGATCATAATTGTTTTGTAAAACATATTGGTCGGCTAAAAATTCATGGTTGGTCATCATCGCTTTTTTGTAAAAGAACAATGCGGGATTGAACCATGAGCATATTTTTAAAAACTCCACAAACAGAATATCAATGCTGTGCTTTTCAATCACATGGCATTTTTCATGTAAAAATATTCTTTCATCAATTTGCTGATCAACTAGATATTTTCTGCTTAAATAAATAGTTTCAAGAAAACTGAAAGGCGCATAATTTTGATTGATAATGAGCATTTTCTGATTTTTATAGTTTCGCTTTTCACC includes these proteins:
- a CDS encoding type II toxin-antitoxin system YafQ family toxin — translated: MDETPKIFQYLMNDGTNGMPERMKPHPLKGNYKNHWECHILPDLL
- a CDS encoding toxin-antitoxin system HicB family antitoxin, producing the protein MIKEKKLTSIRLSKNLYAHLQNKAKEENRSVNNYIETLLFESSEYFEPNE
- the uvrB gene encoding excinuclease ABC subunit UvrB, which produces MEFKLQSEYKPTGDQPTAIKKLTEGLEIGEKYQTLLGVTGSGKTFTIANVVNNTQKPTLVLAHNKTLAAQLFVEFKEFFPDNAVEYFVSYYDYYQPEAFIASTNTYIEKDLSINEEVEKLRLSATASLLSGRRDVIIVASVSCIYGIGNPAEFHKSLISIEKNQKITRTNLLHSLVNALYARTLNEFTRGTFRVKGDVVDVFPAYADNAIRIQFFGDEIETIQSFDPLSGNVMDNFDEIQIYPANLFVTSKETQVSAIREIQDDMVKQVDFFNDIEKPYEAKRLQERTELDLEMMKELGYCSGIENYSRYFDGRLPGSRPFCLLDYFPKDYLMVIDESHVTIPQVHAMYGGDRSRKEVLVEHGFRLPAAMDNRPLKFEEFEAIQNQVIYVSATPADYELEKSGGEYIEQLIRPTGLLDPVIEIRPSLNQIDDLMEEIQKRAEVDERTLVTTLTKKMAEELTKYFTKFGIRTRYIHSDVETLDRIQIMQDLRVGLFDVLVGVNLLREGLDLPEVSLVAILDADKEGMLRSRRSMTQTVGRAARNLNGKAILYADKMTKSMQATIDETLYRRRKQIEYNEKHGQVPTALNKKISEILVGRSKDFPDEKYTQKQILQEVAEQKAKYGSDDIGKLVAEKQKAMEAAAKNLDFIKAAKLRDEINALKA
- a CDS encoding bacteriophage spanin2 family protein; its protein translation is MKNIFAFVLFLIMLTSCQTRVVSMQKPLKNNSLELYQKYTVQTNDAKVIKLEVLKLDDENIYGKLKSGEDVIIKKSDVREAKKLDLFSSIALAVAAIVAVIIVPI
- a CDS encoding M56 family metallopeptidase — encoded protein: METLIFKILISSGLLIVFYHLFLEKERTFKFNRIFLLSTLIFAYIIPFIPFNSPFKTIGKPNLLIGDAVLEFQPSTVNNPATEVNWIQFLLIGYLVISLFFLMKFIYSIFRLLLLKGEKRNYKNQKMLIINQNYAPFSFLETIYLSRKYLVDQQIDERIFLHEKCHVIEKHSIDILFVEFLKICSWFNPALFFYKKAMMTNHEFLADQYVLQNNYDLQNYQHLILKEITVSQNYNLTQQFNFNNTKKRFIMMTSKNSKFTGIKKFALLPILAILFVFFTEKIDAQTETSAKPDLTSPENEKQDVISFEKKKVTKSEKEIIRFSKRTSDESAFKNDTIKKKQSQDAAAPVSAPSKFKGILPQFPNGINAFRTLIQSNFDTSIFKGEIGIQKTTIYTNIDENGKMTDIVAEGPNELFNREAERVVKLISAEHIWTPATEDGKAVKYRFKLPLTMQFAK